A window from Gorilla gorilla gorilla isolate KB3781 chromosome 21, NHGRI_mGorGor1-v2.1_pri, whole genome shotgun sequence encodes these proteins:
- the OXT gene encoding oxytocin-neurophysin 1, whose amino-acid sequence MAGPSLACCLLGLLALTSACYIQNCPLGGKRAAPDLDVRKCLPCGPGGEGRCFGPNICCAEELGCFVGTAEALRCQEENYLPSPCQSGQKACGSGGRCAVLGLCCSPDGCHADPACDMEATFSQH is encoded by the exons ATGGCCGGCCCCAGCCTCGCTTGCTGTCTGCTCGGCCTCCTGGCGCTGACCTCCGCCTGCTACATCCAGAACTgccccctgggaggcaagagggcCGCGCCGGACCTCGACGTGCGCAAG TGCCTCCCCTGCGGCCCCGGGGGCGAAGGCCGCTGCTTCGGGCCCAATATCTGCTGCGCGGAGGAGCTGGGCTGCTTCGTGGGCACCGCCGAAGCGCTGCGCTGCCAGGAGGAGAACTACCTGCCGTCGCCCTGCCAGTCCGGCCAGAAGGCGTGCGGGAGCGGGGGCCGCTGCGCGGTCTTGGGCCTCTGCTGCAGCCCGG ACGGCTGCCACGCCGACCCTGCCTGCGACATGGAAGCCACCTTCTCCCAGCACTGA